A window of Ptychodera flava strain L36383 chromosome 1, AS_Pfla_20210202, whole genome shotgun sequence contains these coding sequences:
- the LOC139134247 gene encoding fibroblast growth factor receptor 4-like: MEFNLFVVFVSIAIFTSGSWSAGVTCPQVTSPRVRDNHELLLDLDEDIVVPKETTLLLNSTMRVGVSQNICINITTSSGASERIACSSIAIESKYPRMLLQDIDGYLMLKVEELTASDDKAVFTWWSAGTDPLGETMVTVLDEDNDFTACGRKGRTMHVVFNLGFGRVTDVALKTSKPIDIYNYQPSTPWHCWSLNKNILPSYETPFYMTTFQHMEYTMKADYIFTVTRPGHRSKRPLQKMFDVHIQESIDVRISVSHQPNAFGDNIDLQCSASDDIATVDWIFQGNVLHSDIDLKSKVFKYEVPEFQQQNIGNYSCRVRTNCGSIFYSEDLEIGIKGRAHQTTKIIDVTTEMTGVTVTSTLDDNDTLPVNQEATMQVTSTQRTLPEHEGSIQNDYVSILQEATTQVTSTQRTSPDHEGSIQNHYVSTFQDPLSTQSVLPKDGEKHLFYPIFFLSGMLAVVVAYLLVITIRRNINYGNNNDADIERTNGETYNEDISLSVSQASTGDASSTSSENNSLRTESLLDTRIGSVGTSETSVPLLTSGYINGPFDATIDIEYHHLRFSEDNILGRGEFGVVRRASVENANHMSGHKEVAVKCLKANASIDNRKDLLRELDILKSLQSGHPHIVTLLGWCTQDPIYIILELAPYGSLHDYLITNRAWELYENIHPNSRDLTSHDLLQFAWQIAKGMSFIASKQCTHRDLAARNVLVGHERCCKISDFGLARRVSDSFVEQRTTQMRLPVRWMALESLLSSTYTTKSDIWSYGIVLWEIVTLGSTPYAGMPAKKVIQKLKCGYRLPKPNHCSNECYQIMEACWQQQPEVRPTFSDICLKVGHLVSDETQEHLEMESFEDRIYVNISLENWPSRERL, translated from the exons ATGGAGTTCAATTTGTTCGTCGTTTTTGTTTCGATCGCTATCTTCACTTCCGGCTCATGGTCAGCGGGAGTAACATGTCCTCAAGTTACAA GTCCTCGTGTTCGTGACAATCATGAACTTCTGCTTGACCTCGATGAAGATATTGTTGTACCGAAGGAAACGACCTTATTGTTAAATAGTACTATGAGAGTGGGAGTAagccaaaatatttgcataaacatAACAACAAGCAGTG GTGCTTCCGAGCGGATAGCTTGTTCTTCAATTGCCATTGAAAGTAAATATCCACGAATGTTATTGCAAGATATTGACGGTTATTTGATGCTAAAGGTCGAAGAACTTACAGCAAGCGACGACAAAGCAGTGTTTACATGGTGGTCAGCTGGTACTGACCCTTTGGGCGAAACCATGGTAACAGTGCTAG atgAAGACAATGACTTCACTGCATGTGGACGCAAGGGTAGAACCATGCACGTTGTATTCAATCTTGGTTTTGGACGAGTCACTGATGTTGCCTTAAAAACAAGTAAACCCATTGACATATACAATTACCAGCCTTCGACACCATGGCACTGTTGGTctttaaacaaaaatattctcCCCTCGTATGAGACACCTTTTTATATGACCACATTCCAGCATATGGAGTATACAATGAAGGCTGATTATATATTTACTGTTACTAGACCCGGACATAGATCCAAAAGACCTTTACAGAAAATGTTTGACGTTCATATACAAG AGAGTATAGATGTACGCATATCTGTATCACATCAACCAAATGCCTTCGGTGACAACATCGATCTGCAATGCAGTGCCTCAGATGACATAGCAACGGTTGATTGGATATTTCAAGGAAATGTGTTACATAGTGACATAGATTTAAAGAGCAAGGTGTTCAAATATGAAGTACCTGaatttcaacaacaaaatattggAAATTATTCCTGCCGCGTTCGCACAAACTGCGGAAGTATCTTTTACAGTGAAGACCTTGAGATTGGTATCAAGG GGCGAGCGCATCAAACAACAAAGATTATCGATGTTACAACTGAGATGACTGGAGTGACTGTGACATCCACACTTGACGACAATGATACGCTTCCCGTTAACCAAG AGGCGACAATGCAAGTAACTTCCACTCAAAGGACATTGCCCGAACATGAAGGTAGCATACAGAACGATTACGTTTCCATACTTCAAG AGGCAACAACGCAAGTAACTTCCACTCAAAGGACATCCCCCGATCATGAAGGAAGCATACAGAACCATTACGTTTCCACATTTCAAG ATCCATTATCAACACAGTCGGTATTACCTAAAGACGGTGAAAAACATCTTTTTTATCCCATATTTTTCCTGAGCGGCATGTTGGCTGTGGTTGTAGCATATTTACTTGTTATTACAATTCGGAGAAATATAAACTATGGCAATAATAATGACGCCGACATCGAAAGGACGAACGGAGAGACATACAATGAGGACATTTCACTTTCG GTTTCACAAGCATCAACTGGCGACGCATCCTCCACATCAAGTGAGAATAACTCCCTGAGAACCGAAAGTCTATTAGATACAAGAATC GGATCAGTTGGAACATCCGAAACGTCAGTACCTTTGCTTACCAGTGGATATATAAATGGACCGTTTGATGCGACAATTGACATCGAGTACCATCACCTTCGATTCTCGGAAGACAACATTCTTGGCCGAGGAGAATTCGGTGTTGTACGGAGAGCTTCTGTCGAAAACGCAAATCATATGTCCGGACACAAAGAGGTTGCAGTGAAATGTCTAAAAG cgaATGCATCTATTGATAACCGGAAGGATCTTCTTCGAGAATTAGACATTTTGAAGTCATTACAATCAGGTCATCCACACATTGTTACATTGCTTGGCTGGTGCACTCAAG ATCCGATATACATTATCCTAGAATTAGCACCGTATGGAAGCTTACATGATTACCTGATAACCAACAGAGCATGGGAGTTGTATGAAAATATCCATCCTAACAGCCGAGACTTGACGTCACATGATCTCTTGCAGTTTGCTTGGCAAATTGCAAAAGGAATGAGCTTTATTGCCTCAAAACAG TGTACCCACAGAGACCTTGCCGCACGAAATGTTCTGGTAGGCCACGAAAGATGTTGTAAGATATCAGACTTTGGTCTTGCCAGACGAGTAAGTGATTCGTTTGTAGAACAACGTACAACGCAG ATGCGACTGCCTGTAAGATGGATGGCCCTAGAATCGTTATTAAGCTCAACGTACACAACTAAAAGTGACATTTGGTCGTATGGCATCGTCCTTTGGGAAATAGTGACATTAG GATCGACACCGTATGCTGGTATGCCAGCGAAAAAGGTTATTCAGAAATTGAAATGTGGGTACCGACTACCAAAACCGAATCACTGCAGTAATGAATG